One Helianthus annuus cultivar XRQ/B chromosome 12, HanXRQr2.0-SUNRISE, whole genome shotgun sequence genomic region harbors:
- the LOC110894331 gene encoding leucine-rich repeat protein 1, with protein sequence MATFLPLSFMLLHLLQISISAYANTEGDALYALRRAVKDPTNVLQSWDPTLVDPCTWFHVTCDSENRVTRLDLGNAKLSGNLVPELGKLERLEYLELYMNNFVGTIPSELGGLKNLISLDLFHNNLTGFIPPSLSKLSRLRFMRLNGNRLTGRIPRDLTKLPNLKIFDVSSNDLCGTFPTWGSFSKLTEESFKNNPRLEGPELMGSVRYDDSDGN encoded by the exons ATGGCGACTTTTCTTCCTCTCTCTTTCatgcttcttcatcttcttcaaatatCCATATCTGCATATGCAAACACCGAAG GGGATGCTTTGTATGCTTTGAGAAGAGCAGTGAAGGACCCCACCAATGTTCTTCAAAGCTGGGATCCTACTTTGGTTGATCCATGTACTTGGTTTCATGTTACTTGTGATTCTGAAAACCGGGTTACCCGACT TGATCTTGGAAATGCAAAGCTGTCGGGCAATCTTGTTCCTGAGTTGGGGAAGCTTGAGCGTCTTGAGTACTT GGAATTGTACATGAACAATTTTGTGGGGACAATACCATCTGAACTTGGAGGACTTAAGAATCTTATAAGCTTAGATCTCTTCCATAATAACCTCACCGGTTTCATTCCCCCTTCACTTTCCAAGCTTTCCCGTCTTAGATTCAT GCGACTCAATGGCAATAGATTGACTGGAAGAATTCCAAGAGATCTTACAAAGCTTCCTAACCTTAAGATTTT TGATGTATCGAGTAACGATTTATGTGGCACGTTTCCGACATGGGGTTCTTTCTCTAAGTTGACAGAAGAAAG TTTCAAGAATAATCCAAGATTGGAAGGACCAGAGCTTATGGGTTCTGTTAGGTACGATGATAGTGATGGGAACTGA